The following coding sequences are from one Ficedula albicollis isolate OC2 chromosome 17, FicAlb1.5, whole genome shotgun sequence window:
- the RALGDS gene encoding ral guanine nucleotide dissociation stimulator isoform X1 → MFEGCRRARSLWGGVRLEVAGESSPVVLHSFTQLDPDLPPLESSTQEIGEELEDGVIYSISLRKVQLHHTANKGQRWLGFENESALNLYETCKVRTIKAGTLEKLVEYLVSAFKGNDSTYVTIFLCTYRAFATTKQVLDLLLNRYGKLHVQANGDHARHAVDERMELKNTISSILGAWLDQYSEDFRKPPDFSCLKQLISYVRHNIPGSDLERRARILLAQFQQQEQSEAEAEAVDHGSCTFQLVEENGVGDGKPDFLSFSPEMVAEQFTLMDAELFKKVVPYHCLGCIWSQRDKKGKEHLAPTIRATVSQFNSVANCVIATCLGDRSLKPQQRAKVVERWIEVARECRILKNFSSLRAILSALQCNAVHRLKKTWDEVLRESFRTFHELSEIFSDENNHSLSRELLIKEGTSKFATLEINPKRAQKRQQQQREMGVMQGTIPYLGTFLTDLVMLDTAMKDFLDGGLINFEKRRKEFEVIAQIKLLQSACNNYSFTQEDQFVEWFHSLERLSEAESYGLSCEIEPLSESASNTLKAKKNTGIIKRWSDRQPPSTEPCASGSSHSKSFDQLKCGQYLCSGDATDSVSVTSAGSSSSDVEEINISFIPESPDCQEKKVSEIPLASLPQRWYAPSVADGEAKPTVSSASPLLPALQFWESTSLSSLDTSGIGSGSSSASSSSVSSTPVTASRTHKRSVSGISSYSSLSLPLYNQQVDDCCIIRVSLAVDNGNMYKSILVTSQDKTPVVIRKAMAKHNLDGDRPEDYELVQIISEERELKIPDNANVFYAMNSAANYDFVLKKRGFSKGVKIKHGSSSTLPRMKQKGLKIAKGIF, encoded by the exons AGCTCCACACAGGAGATCGGAGAAGAGCTGGAGGATGGTGTGATCTACAGCATATCCCTCCGGAAAGtgcagctccatcacacagcCAACAAAGGGCAGCGCTGGCTGGGG TTTGAGAATGAGTCAGCCTTAAACCTCTACGAGACGTGTAAAGTGCGGACAATAAAAGCCGGCACCTTGGAGAAGCTGGTGGAGTACCTGGTGTCAGCCTTCAAGGGCAATGATTCCACCTATGTCACCATCTTCCTGTGCACTTACCGAGCTTTTGCCACCACCAAGCAAGTGCTGGACCTGCTGCTCAACAG GTATGGCAAACTCCACGTGCAGGCAAATGGGGACCACGCCAGGCACGCTGTGGATGAGAGGATGGAGCTGAAGAA caccatctCCTCCATCCTGGGGGCCTGGCTGGATCAGTACTCGGAGGATTTCCGCAAGCCCCCCGACTTCTCCTGCCTCAAGCAGCTCATCTCCTACGTGCGCCACAACATCCCCGGCTCCGACCTGGAGCGCAGAGCCCGCATCCTGCTGGCCCAGTtccagcagcaagagcagagcGAGGCCGAGGCAGAAG ctgtggaCCACGGCAGCTGCACCTTCCAGCTGGTGGAAGAGAATGGGGTCGGGGATGGGAAGCCAgatttcctctccttctccccagaGATGGTGGCAGAACAGTTCACACTGATGGATGCT GAGCTGTTCAAGAAAGTGGTGCCTTACCACTGCCTGGGCTGCATCTGGTCCCAGAGGGACAAGAAGGGCAAAGAGCACCTGGCCCCCACCATCCGTGCCACAGTCTCCCAGTTCAACAGTGTGGCCAACTGTGTCATTGCCACTTGTCTGGGGGACAGGTCCCTGAAGCCACAGCAGAGGGCCAAGGTGGTGGAGCGGTGGATCGAAGTGGCTCGG GAGTGCCGCATCCTGAAGAATTTCTCCTCCCTCCGAGCCATcctctcagccctgcagtgcaATGCCGTGCACCGGCTGAAGAAGACCTGGGATGAGGTCCTGAG GGAGAGCTTCCGCACATTCCATGAGCTCTCAGAGATCTTCTCGGATGAGAACAACCACTCACTGAGCAGGGAGCTCCTCATCAAG GAGGGCACGTCCAAATTTGCCACTTTGGAGATCAACCCAAAGAGGGCTCAGaagcggcagcagcagcagcgagagATG GGTGTGATGCAGGGCACCATTCCCTACCTTGGCACCTTCCTCACGGACCTGGTGATGCTGGACACAGCCATGAAGGATTTCCTGGAT ggTGGGCTGATCAACTttgagaagagaaggaag GAGTTCGAAGTCATCGCTCAGATCAAGCTGCTCCAGTCAGCCTGCAACAACTACAGCTTCACACAGGAGGACCAGTTTGTGGAGTGGTTCCACAGCCTGGAGCGGCTCAGCGAGGCCGAGAG ctATGGGCTGTCGTGTGAGATTGAGCCACTGTCAGAGTCAGCCAGCAACACGTTGAAGGCCAAGAAAAACACCGGCATCATCAAGAGATGGAGCGA CCGGCAGCCACCAAGCACCGAGCCCTGTGCCAGCGGCAGCTCCCACTCGAAATCCTTCGACCAGCTCAAGTGTGGGCAGTACCTGTGCAGTGGGGACGCCACGGACTCGGTGAGCGTCACCTCCGCCGGCTCCAGCAGCTCCGACGTGGAGGAGATCAACATCAGCTTCATCCCCGAGTCCCCCGACTGCCAGGAGAAGAAG GTCAGTGAGATCCCTCTGGCCTCCCTCCCCCAGCGCTGGTACGCCCCGTCTGTGGCCGATGGAGAAGCTAAACCCACTGTGTCCTCCGcatcccctctcctccctgccctccagtTCTGGGAATCcacctccctctcttccctggACACGTCAGGCATCGGCTCAGGCTCCAGCAGTGCCTCCTCCTCTTCCGTCTCCTCCACGCCGGTGACGGCCTCCCGCACACACAAGCGCTCGGTCTCCGGCATCTCCAGCTACTCCTCACTCTCGCTGCCCCTCTACAACCAGCAGGTCGACGACTGTTGCATCATCCGAGTCAGCCTGGCTGTGGACAACGGCAACATGTACAAGAGCATCCTG GTGACGAGCCAGGACAAGACCCCCGTGGTTATTCGCAAGGCCATGGCCAAACACAACCTGGATGGAGACCGGCCAGAAGACTATGAGCTTGTCCAGATCATCTCGGAGGagagag AGCTGAAGATCCCCGACAACGCCAATGTCTTCTACGCCATGAACTCCGCCGCCAACTACGACTTTGTGCTCAAGAAGCGGGGCTTCTCCAAGGGGGTGAAGATCAAGCACGGCTCCAGCTCCACCCTGCCCAGGATGAAGCAGAAAGGCCTGAAGATCGCCAAGGGCATCTTCTAG
- the RALGDS gene encoding ral guanine nucleotide dissociation stimulator isoform X4, producing MMIDSQSSTQEIGEELEDGVIYSISLRKVQLHHTANKGQRWLGFENESALNLYETCKVRTIKAGTLEKLVEYLVSAFKGNDSTYVTIFLCTYRAFATTKQVLDLLLNRYGKLHVQANGDHARHAVDERMELKNTISSILGAWLDQYSEDFRKPPDFSCLKQLISYVRHNIPGSDLERRARILLAQFQQQEQSEAEAEAVDHGSCTFQLVEENGVGDGKPDFLSFSPEMVAEQFTLMDAELFKKVVPYHCLGCIWSQRDKKGKEHLAPTIRATVSQFNSVANCVIATCLGDRSLKPQQRAKVVERWIEVARECRILKNFSSLRAILSALQCNAVHRLKKTWDEVLRESFRTFHELSEIFSDENNHSLSRELLIKEGTSKFATLEINPKRAQKRQQQQREMGVMQGTIPYLGTFLTDLVMLDTAMKDFLDGGLINFEKRRKEFEVIAQIKLLQSACNNYSFTQEDQFVEWFHSLERLSEAESYGLSCEIEPLSESASNTLKAKKNTGIIKRWSDRQPPSTEPCASGSSHSKSFDQLKCGQYLCSGDATDSVSVTSAGSSSSDVEEINISFIPESPDCQEKKVSEIPLASLPQRWYAPSVADGEAKPTVSSASPLLPALQFWESTSLSSLDTSGIGSGSSSASSSSVSSTPVTASRTHKRSVSGISSYSSLSLPLYNQQVDDCCIIRVSLAVDNGNMYKSILVTSQDKTPVVIRKAMAKHNLDGDRPEDYELVQIISEERELKIPDNANVFYAMNSAANYDFVLKKRGFSKGVKIKHGSSSTLPRMKQKGLKIAKGIF from the exons AGCTCCACACAGGAGATCGGAGAAGAGCTGGAGGATGGTGTGATCTACAGCATATCCCTCCGGAAAGtgcagctccatcacacagcCAACAAAGGGCAGCGCTGGCTGGGG TTTGAGAATGAGTCAGCCTTAAACCTCTACGAGACGTGTAAAGTGCGGACAATAAAAGCCGGCACCTTGGAGAAGCTGGTGGAGTACCTGGTGTCAGCCTTCAAGGGCAATGATTCCACCTATGTCACCATCTTCCTGTGCACTTACCGAGCTTTTGCCACCACCAAGCAAGTGCTGGACCTGCTGCTCAACAG GTATGGCAAACTCCACGTGCAGGCAAATGGGGACCACGCCAGGCACGCTGTGGATGAGAGGATGGAGCTGAAGAA caccatctCCTCCATCCTGGGGGCCTGGCTGGATCAGTACTCGGAGGATTTCCGCAAGCCCCCCGACTTCTCCTGCCTCAAGCAGCTCATCTCCTACGTGCGCCACAACATCCCCGGCTCCGACCTGGAGCGCAGAGCCCGCATCCTGCTGGCCCAGTtccagcagcaagagcagagcGAGGCCGAGGCAGAAG ctgtggaCCACGGCAGCTGCACCTTCCAGCTGGTGGAAGAGAATGGGGTCGGGGATGGGAAGCCAgatttcctctccttctccccagaGATGGTGGCAGAACAGTTCACACTGATGGATGCT GAGCTGTTCAAGAAAGTGGTGCCTTACCACTGCCTGGGCTGCATCTGGTCCCAGAGGGACAAGAAGGGCAAAGAGCACCTGGCCCCCACCATCCGTGCCACAGTCTCCCAGTTCAACAGTGTGGCCAACTGTGTCATTGCCACTTGTCTGGGGGACAGGTCCCTGAAGCCACAGCAGAGGGCCAAGGTGGTGGAGCGGTGGATCGAAGTGGCTCGG GAGTGCCGCATCCTGAAGAATTTCTCCTCCCTCCGAGCCATcctctcagccctgcagtgcaATGCCGTGCACCGGCTGAAGAAGACCTGGGATGAGGTCCTGAG GGAGAGCTTCCGCACATTCCATGAGCTCTCAGAGATCTTCTCGGATGAGAACAACCACTCACTGAGCAGGGAGCTCCTCATCAAG GAGGGCACGTCCAAATTTGCCACTTTGGAGATCAACCCAAAGAGGGCTCAGaagcggcagcagcagcagcgagagATG GGTGTGATGCAGGGCACCATTCCCTACCTTGGCACCTTCCTCACGGACCTGGTGATGCTGGACACAGCCATGAAGGATTTCCTGGAT ggTGGGCTGATCAACTttgagaagagaaggaag GAGTTCGAAGTCATCGCTCAGATCAAGCTGCTCCAGTCAGCCTGCAACAACTACAGCTTCACACAGGAGGACCAGTTTGTGGAGTGGTTCCACAGCCTGGAGCGGCTCAGCGAGGCCGAGAG ctATGGGCTGTCGTGTGAGATTGAGCCACTGTCAGAGTCAGCCAGCAACACGTTGAAGGCCAAGAAAAACACCGGCATCATCAAGAGATGGAGCGA CCGGCAGCCACCAAGCACCGAGCCCTGTGCCAGCGGCAGCTCCCACTCGAAATCCTTCGACCAGCTCAAGTGTGGGCAGTACCTGTGCAGTGGGGACGCCACGGACTCGGTGAGCGTCACCTCCGCCGGCTCCAGCAGCTCCGACGTGGAGGAGATCAACATCAGCTTCATCCCCGAGTCCCCCGACTGCCAGGAGAAGAAG GTCAGTGAGATCCCTCTGGCCTCCCTCCCCCAGCGCTGGTACGCCCCGTCTGTGGCCGATGGAGAAGCTAAACCCACTGTGTCCTCCGcatcccctctcctccctgccctccagtTCTGGGAATCcacctccctctcttccctggACACGTCAGGCATCGGCTCAGGCTCCAGCAGTGCCTCCTCCTCTTCCGTCTCCTCCACGCCGGTGACGGCCTCCCGCACACACAAGCGCTCGGTCTCCGGCATCTCCAGCTACTCCTCACTCTCGCTGCCCCTCTACAACCAGCAGGTCGACGACTGTTGCATCATCCGAGTCAGCCTGGCTGTGGACAACGGCAACATGTACAAGAGCATCCTG GTGACGAGCCAGGACAAGACCCCCGTGGTTATTCGCAAGGCCATGGCCAAACACAACCTGGATGGAGACCGGCCAGAAGACTATGAGCTTGTCCAGATCATCTCGGAGGagagag AGCTGAAGATCCCCGACAACGCCAATGTCTTCTACGCCATGAACTCCGCCGCCAACTACGACTTTGTGCTCAAGAAGCGGGGCTTCTCCAAGGGGGTGAAGATCAAGCACGGCTCCAGCTCCACCCTGCCCAGGATGAAGCAGAAAGGCCTGAAGATCGCCAAGGGCATCTTCTAG
- the RALGDS gene encoding ral guanine nucleotide dissociation stimulator isoform X2, with translation MSSPSIPGKMEAKPLFNVQKALVQPVQMCMLDIPLSVQDDDSSTQEIGEELEDGVIYSISLRKVQLHHTANKGQRWLGFENESALNLYETCKVRTIKAGTLEKLVEYLVSAFKGNDSTYVTIFLCTYRAFATTKQVLDLLLNRYGKLHVQANGDHARHAVDERMELKNTISSILGAWLDQYSEDFRKPPDFSCLKQLISYVRHNIPGSDLERRARILLAQFQQQEQSEAEAEAVDHGSCTFQLVEENGVGDGKPDFLSFSPEMVAEQFTLMDAELFKKVVPYHCLGCIWSQRDKKGKEHLAPTIRATVSQFNSVANCVIATCLGDRSLKPQQRAKVVERWIEVARECRILKNFSSLRAILSALQCNAVHRLKKTWDEVLRESFRTFHELSEIFSDENNHSLSRELLIKEGTSKFATLEINPKRAQKRQQQQREMGVMQGTIPYLGTFLTDLVMLDTAMKDFLDGGLINFEKRRKEFEVIAQIKLLQSACNNYSFTQEDQFVEWFHSLERLSEAESYGLSCEIEPLSESASNTLKAKKNTGIIKRWSDRQPPSTEPCASGSSHSKSFDQLKCGQYLCSGDATDSVSVTSAGSSSSDVEEINISFIPESPDCQEKKVSEIPLASLPQRWYAPSVADGEAKPTVSSASPLLPALQFWESTSLSSLDTSGIGSGSSSASSSSVSSTPVTASRTHKRSVSGISSYSSLSLPLYNQQVDDCCIIRVSLAVDNGNMYKSILVTSQDKTPVVIRKAMAKHNLDGDRPEDYELVQIISEERELKIPDNANVFYAMNSAANYDFVLKKRGFSKGVKIKHGSSSTLPRMKQKGLKIAKGIF, from the exons AGCTCCACACAGGAGATCGGAGAAGAGCTGGAGGATGGTGTGATCTACAGCATATCCCTCCGGAAAGtgcagctccatcacacagcCAACAAAGGGCAGCGCTGGCTGGGG TTTGAGAATGAGTCAGCCTTAAACCTCTACGAGACGTGTAAAGTGCGGACAATAAAAGCCGGCACCTTGGAGAAGCTGGTGGAGTACCTGGTGTCAGCCTTCAAGGGCAATGATTCCACCTATGTCACCATCTTCCTGTGCACTTACCGAGCTTTTGCCACCACCAAGCAAGTGCTGGACCTGCTGCTCAACAG GTATGGCAAACTCCACGTGCAGGCAAATGGGGACCACGCCAGGCACGCTGTGGATGAGAGGATGGAGCTGAAGAA caccatctCCTCCATCCTGGGGGCCTGGCTGGATCAGTACTCGGAGGATTTCCGCAAGCCCCCCGACTTCTCCTGCCTCAAGCAGCTCATCTCCTACGTGCGCCACAACATCCCCGGCTCCGACCTGGAGCGCAGAGCCCGCATCCTGCTGGCCCAGTtccagcagcaagagcagagcGAGGCCGAGGCAGAAG ctgtggaCCACGGCAGCTGCACCTTCCAGCTGGTGGAAGAGAATGGGGTCGGGGATGGGAAGCCAgatttcctctccttctccccagaGATGGTGGCAGAACAGTTCACACTGATGGATGCT GAGCTGTTCAAGAAAGTGGTGCCTTACCACTGCCTGGGCTGCATCTGGTCCCAGAGGGACAAGAAGGGCAAAGAGCACCTGGCCCCCACCATCCGTGCCACAGTCTCCCAGTTCAACAGTGTGGCCAACTGTGTCATTGCCACTTGTCTGGGGGACAGGTCCCTGAAGCCACAGCAGAGGGCCAAGGTGGTGGAGCGGTGGATCGAAGTGGCTCGG GAGTGCCGCATCCTGAAGAATTTCTCCTCCCTCCGAGCCATcctctcagccctgcagtgcaATGCCGTGCACCGGCTGAAGAAGACCTGGGATGAGGTCCTGAG GGAGAGCTTCCGCACATTCCATGAGCTCTCAGAGATCTTCTCGGATGAGAACAACCACTCACTGAGCAGGGAGCTCCTCATCAAG GAGGGCACGTCCAAATTTGCCACTTTGGAGATCAACCCAAAGAGGGCTCAGaagcggcagcagcagcagcgagagATG GGTGTGATGCAGGGCACCATTCCCTACCTTGGCACCTTCCTCACGGACCTGGTGATGCTGGACACAGCCATGAAGGATTTCCTGGAT ggTGGGCTGATCAACTttgagaagagaaggaag GAGTTCGAAGTCATCGCTCAGATCAAGCTGCTCCAGTCAGCCTGCAACAACTACAGCTTCACACAGGAGGACCAGTTTGTGGAGTGGTTCCACAGCCTGGAGCGGCTCAGCGAGGCCGAGAG ctATGGGCTGTCGTGTGAGATTGAGCCACTGTCAGAGTCAGCCAGCAACACGTTGAAGGCCAAGAAAAACACCGGCATCATCAAGAGATGGAGCGA CCGGCAGCCACCAAGCACCGAGCCCTGTGCCAGCGGCAGCTCCCACTCGAAATCCTTCGACCAGCTCAAGTGTGGGCAGTACCTGTGCAGTGGGGACGCCACGGACTCGGTGAGCGTCACCTCCGCCGGCTCCAGCAGCTCCGACGTGGAGGAGATCAACATCAGCTTCATCCCCGAGTCCCCCGACTGCCAGGAGAAGAAG GTCAGTGAGATCCCTCTGGCCTCCCTCCCCCAGCGCTGGTACGCCCCGTCTGTGGCCGATGGAGAAGCTAAACCCACTGTGTCCTCCGcatcccctctcctccctgccctccagtTCTGGGAATCcacctccctctcttccctggACACGTCAGGCATCGGCTCAGGCTCCAGCAGTGCCTCCTCCTCTTCCGTCTCCTCCACGCCGGTGACGGCCTCCCGCACACACAAGCGCTCGGTCTCCGGCATCTCCAGCTACTCCTCACTCTCGCTGCCCCTCTACAACCAGCAGGTCGACGACTGTTGCATCATCCGAGTCAGCCTGGCTGTGGACAACGGCAACATGTACAAGAGCATCCTG GTGACGAGCCAGGACAAGACCCCCGTGGTTATTCGCAAGGCCATGGCCAAACACAACCTGGATGGAGACCGGCCAGAAGACTATGAGCTTGTCCAGATCATCTCGGAGGagagag AGCTGAAGATCCCCGACAACGCCAATGTCTTCTACGCCATGAACTCCGCCGCCAACTACGACTTTGTGCTCAAGAAGCGGGGCTTCTCCAAGGGGGTGAAGATCAAGCACGGCTCCAGCTCCACCCTGCCCAGGATGAAGCAGAAAGGCCTGAAGATCGCCAAGGGCATCTTCTAG
- the RALGDS gene encoding ral guanine nucleotide dissociation stimulator isoform X5, with protein MFEGCRRARSLWGGVRLEVAGESSPVVLHSFTQLDPDLPPLESSTQEIGEELEDGVIYSISLRKVQLHHTANKGQRWLGFENESALNLYETCKVRTIKAGTLEKLVEYLVSAFKGNDSTYVTIFLCTYRAFATTKQVLDLLLNRYGKLHVQANGDHARHAVDERMELKNTISSILGAWLDQYSEDFRKPPDFSCLKQLISYVRHNIPGSDLERRARILLAQFQQQEQSEAEAEAVDHGSCTFQLVEENGVGDGKPDFLSFSPEMVAEQFTLMDAELFKKVVPYHCLGCIWSQRDKKGKEHLAPTIRATVSQFNSVANCVIATCLGDRSLKPQQRAKVVERWIEVARECRILKNFSSLRAILSALQCNAVHRLKKTWDEVLRESFRTFHELSEIFSDENNHSLSRELLIKEGTSKFATLEINPKRAQKRQQQQREMGVMQGTIPYLGTFLTDLVMLDTAMKDFLDGGLINFEKRRKEFEVIAQIKLLQSACNNYSFTQEDQFVEWFHSLERLSEAESYGLSCEIEPLSESASNTLKAKKNTGIIKRWSDRQPPSTEPCASGSSHSKSFDQLKCGQYLCSGDATDSVSVTSAGSSSSDVEEINISFIPESPDCQEKKFWESTSLSSLDTSGIGSGSSSASSSSVSSTPVTASRTHKRSVSGISSYSSLSLPLYNQQVDDCCIIRVSLAVDNGNMYKSILVTSQDKTPVVIRKAMAKHNLDGDRPEDYELVQIISEERELKIPDNANVFYAMNSAANYDFVLKKRGFSKGVKIKHGSSSTLPRMKQKGLKIAKGIF; from the exons AGCTCCACACAGGAGATCGGAGAAGAGCTGGAGGATGGTGTGATCTACAGCATATCCCTCCGGAAAGtgcagctccatcacacagcCAACAAAGGGCAGCGCTGGCTGGGG TTTGAGAATGAGTCAGCCTTAAACCTCTACGAGACGTGTAAAGTGCGGACAATAAAAGCCGGCACCTTGGAGAAGCTGGTGGAGTACCTGGTGTCAGCCTTCAAGGGCAATGATTCCACCTATGTCACCATCTTCCTGTGCACTTACCGAGCTTTTGCCACCACCAAGCAAGTGCTGGACCTGCTGCTCAACAG GTATGGCAAACTCCACGTGCAGGCAAATGGGGACCACGCCAGGCACGCTGTGGATGAGAGGATGGAGCTGAAGAA caccatctCCTCCATCCTGGGGGCCTGGCTGGATCAGTACTCGGAGGATTTCCGCAAGCCCCCCGACTTCTCCTGCCTCAAGCAGCTCATCTCCTACGTGCGCCACAACATCCCCGGCTCCGACCTGGAGCGCAGAGCCCGCATCCTGCTGGCCCAGTtccagcagcaagagcagagcGAGGCCGAGGCAGAAG ctgtggaCCACGGCAGCTGCACCTTCCAGCTGGTGGAAGAGAATGGGGTCGGGGATGGGAAGCCAgatttcctctccttctccccagaGATGGTGGCAGAACAGTTCACACTGATGGATGCT GAGCTGTTCAAGAAAGTGGTGCCTTACCACTGCCTGGGCTGCATCTGGTCCCAGAGGGACAAGAAGGGCAAAGAGCACCTGGCCCCCACCATCCGTGCCACAGTCTCCCAGTTCAACAGTGTGGCCAACTGTGTCATTGCCACTTGTCTGGGGGACAGGTCCCTGAAGCCACAGCAGAGGGCCAAGGTGGTGGAGCGGTGGATCGAAGTGGCTCGG GAGTGCCGCATCCTGAAGAATTTCTCCTCCCTCCGAGCCATcctctcagccctgcagtgcaATGCCGTGCACCGGCTGAAGAAGACCTGGGATGAGGTCCTGAG GGAGAGCTTCCGCACATTCCATGAGCTCTCAGAGATCTTCTCGGATGAGAACAACCACTCACTGAGCAGGGAGCTCCTCATCAAG GAGGGCACGTCCAAATTTGCCACTTTGGAGATCAACCCAAAGAGGGCTCAGaagcggcagcagcagcagcgagagATG GGTGTGATGCAGGGCACCATTCCCTACCTTGGCACCTTCCTCACGGACCTGGTGATGCTGGACACAGCCATGAAGGATTTCCTGGAT ggTGGGCTGATCAACTttgagaagagaaggaag GAGTTCGAAGTCATCGCTCAGATCAAGCTGCTCCAGTCAGCCTGCAACAACTACAGCTTCACACAGGAGGACCAGTTTGTGGAGTGGTTCCACAGCCTGGAGCGGCTCAGCGAGGCCGAGAG ctATGGGCTGTCGTGTGAGATTGAGCCACTGTCAGAGTCAGCCAGCAACACGTTGAAGGCCAAGAAAAACACCGGCATCATCAAGAGATGGAGCGA CCGGCAGCCACCAAGCACCGAGCCCTGTGCCAGCGGCAGCTCCCACTCGAAATCCTTCGACCAGCTCAAGTGTGGGCAGTACCTGTGCAGTGGGGACGCCACGGACTCGGTGAGCGTCACCTCCGCCGGCTCCAGCAGCTCCGACGTGGAGGAGATCAACATCAGCTTCATCCCCGAGTCCCCCGACTGCCAGGAGAAGAAG tTCTGGGAATCcacctccctctcttccctggACACGTCAGGCATCGGCTCAGGCTCCAGCAGTGCCTCCTCCTCTTCCGTCTCCTCCACGCCGGTGACGGCCTCCCGCACACACAAGCGCTCGGTCTCCGGCATCTCCAGCTACTCCTCACTCTCGCTGCCCCTCTACAACCAGCAGGTCGACGACTGTTGCATCATCCGAGTCAGCCTGGCTGTGGACAACGGCAACATGTACAAGAGCATCCTG GTGACGAGCCAGGACAAGACCCCCGTGGTTATTCGCAAGGCCATGGCCAAACACAACCTGGATGGAGACCGGCCAGAAGACTATGAGCTTGTCCAGATCATCTCGGAGGagagag AGCTGAAGATCCCCGACAACGCCAATGTCTTCTACGCCATGAACTCCGCCGCCAACTACGACTTTGTGCTCAAGAAGCGGGGCTTCTCCAAGGGGGTGAAGATCAAGCACGGCTCCAGCTCCACCCTGCCCAGGATGAAGCAGAAAGGCCTGAAGATCGCCAAGGGCATCTTCTAG